A single region of the Marmota flaviventris isolate mMarFla1 chromosome 10, mMarFla1.hap1, whole genome shotgun sequence genome encodes:
- the H4c14 gene encoding histone H4 — MSGRGKGGKGLGKGGAKRHRKVLRDNIQGITKPAIRRLARRGGVKRISGLIYEETRGVLKVFLENVIRDAVTYTEHAKRKTVTAMDVVYALKRQGRTLYGFGG, encoded by the coding sequence ATGTCTGGGAGAGGGAAGGGCGGCAAGGGCCTGGGCAAGGGCGGCGCCAAGCGCCACCGCAAGGTCCTGCGCGACAACATCCAGGGCATCACCAAGCCCGCCATCCGGCGGCTGGCCCGGCGCGGCGGCGTCAAGCGCATCTCCGGGCTCATCTACGAGGAGACCCGCGGCGTGCTCAAGGTGTTCCTGGAGAACGTGATCCGCGACGCCGTCACCTACACGGAGCACGCCAAGCGCAAGACGGTCACCGCCATGGACGTGGTCTACGCGCTCAAGCGCCAGGGCCGCACCCTCTACGGCTTCGGGGGGTGA